One Vitis vinifera cultivar Pinot Noir 40024 chromosome 15, ASM3070453v1 genomic window, aaatattattatattacatATTTGGTGAGGTTAGTAATTTTGTGAAAGTCAGGGagtaaaagattttattattcaaatgagTTGTTAATTTGTGGGTTTTCTTTGGTAGTcacttttcataaaataaaataaaattaattgaagttTGAAGGTAATTAGAAAGTTACAATATAAAGCTTAGAGCCCAATTAacaatagtttttaaaagtgtttatatccttaaaagcactttaaaaaacactttaaaggtaaaaaaatatgTGTTTGAcgatattttgaaaaactcttttaaaaatttagaaaaacaattgaagtgttttttaaggAAACACTTggtaagtcttttttttttcttttttattttaaaaaaaaaacttcaaaatttttaaatattcctAAAATATCCTTAGTGTTTCCGCTACCCTTCTTTTCCTTTcagtttcttcaaatttttataaaaatttctcATTAAATGCTGGAGAACTAATatggagaaaataattttgaaattttgtacaATATCATCCAAAATCACTACAAGCTTATTATATGGTACATTCAATaacatcaatttttaatttttttgtgtactctacattatttatattttcataatcataaaaaaaaaattgggcttttttaacaatataaatatttatataatttttttatgataaaagtttttagtttattataatattttctttttgtaataaatgtcttttttttttaaaaataatttattaatattaaaaattcttttacatttatgcgatatattttcaaaaacgcTATTGGAATTATTTTCGTAAAAACAATGTTGAACTTGACTCAAAGTAGTGATAATTATAACAAAAAGAGTaacatttatagttttattataTTGTTAATGGAAGATATTTAGAAGATAACTTAAGACTTTAATGTTTGTGTTTGTCATCATATTTATAGATAAGCAAATAGAATAACAGATTGTTTAGGTTAAAAGGtatctataatttataatttatagtCTTTCACTTGGAGGTCAGATTTTCCTAAAGATGTTATAAAGTTTGGCTTTGAAGATTATTACAATTCTTCTTTCAACTGAATGTGTAGATACTGTAATTTGTACtttttttcatagaaaaaacataaaaaaaacttaaattaacCCGATTTGACGTCAATTaggtttatttgatttaaacaaaaattgtagtgatatatatattttttatagaaaacgGATAGCCCTAAACATTGCTTCTTTATAATCAAGTTTTGAGTGAAGGTGACCAAATTCCAAATGGGTTCATTATAGGTTATTTATAGAATTGAAGGGACAAATTGAGGGGTTAGAAGTGATTGGATTGAATTGGGGGTATTTTTGAGTGATAGCACATGAAATTATTAAATgctataatttctaaaaatttcaataaaacccataaatacaataatttcccgataaatgaataatttattaatttataaatagaatTATATTTATACTATAAAGTAATTATAAATGTATAACttataaattcaaaatcaatggGTAAGGTAAGAAATTAATGCATGGAAGCCTATACAATTCCACAAAATAAGAGATGTTTATatattctaaaagaaaaaaaatatcaaaatttaataccttaaaattttttaaaacaaatcatATACGTGATtaggggaaaaaggaaaattgagaaaaagaagactgaatattatattataaaattctatttgttatattataaatttttatttgctatatatgtatatattttttatatacttaatcaattattaatttatattttcgtgttttttaaaaggatttttcaaaaatattattatattacatATTTGGTGAAGTtagtaattttgtaattttgcgAAAGTCGGGGAgcaatttcataaaaaaaaaagagttattaATTTAAGGTTATAGTGTAGTTACAAAAATTTATCGAGGTTTTAAGGTACCACAGCCGGAAACTCGAGCCCTCACAGCCGGGAACCGATCGATCCAATGGCGTCGAGGGCTCTGCAAATAGCACCCAGAAACCGAAGCCGAAACCCTAGCTTCATCCACCGCGTCTTCTCGTCTTCCTCAACCTCCAATGATGCTGACAACAACACTCCTTCACcaccatcttcatcttcatcttcttcatcatcttcttcttcttctctatcCTCTTACTTCAACGACGTCAAAGCCAGCCTCAAACAACCACCTCAACCCCCTCGCAAATCTTCTTCATtattctcctcctcctccccaTCCTCATCTCCCCCTCTTTCCTCCAAAATCGCTTCACTTGAAGAAATCCGAAAAAATCTCTCTGAGTTCCGCTCCCGATCCTCTGTCCCCAATCCTTCACCCTCGCAGCAATCCTCTTCATCATCCCCCATTTCATTTCAAGAACTCTACAAGCGCAATGTCATTCCCAAACCCGAAGATTCCCCCAAGGGGAAGCTCTCTTTCGACGCTATTCGGGAGAGCTTGAAGCAGCTGCGGCCGTCATCCTCGGCTGAGGGCGGCCAGACCAAGGGGAAAACAGACGTGCTGTCATTGTCGGCTTTTCAGGATAGTTTGAGGCTCAGGCCGGTGGATTCGGGTGCTACTAAGTCCTCTGTTGTGATTGGAGGTTCGGATGATGCTTTGCCCATGTCGGTGTTTGGGAAGGATATAAGGGATAGGAAGGAGGCGGAGAGCACGGCAATGAAGACGTCGTTTGTGAAGTGGTATGGTCCCGAGGAGTTGGGGAAGAAGTTGAGGGAGCTTCGACCGGAGACGGGGGCAGAGAGTTGTTTTTCACTGAAGGAGTTGAATGAGAGATTGATGAAGTTGAGGGAAATGGAGGAGAAGGAGACAGAATCGAGCATTCCTGGAGTTTCATTTAAGGATTTGAGGGAGAGTTTAGTGCGGTTGAGAATGGCTGATGATGAGAAGACCAAGAAGTCCTCCAGTGAGTCTTAGTTTAAGTGATTGCTTCTTACTTGTTCGTTTTTCCTATGTTTTCCTCACTTGAACTACTACTAGCTATCATATGAATTATTAAGTGGACAGGAGTCTGAATGGTCTTTATCTTAGTACTACAGTATGAATTCCTTTTAGAGCAGTATCtaagttatgaaaatattagtttgttgtggtttctttgatgttttgacttttttttatgcTACCAtgtgtgaaatttttttatcagtGTTGATTTCCAAATAGATGGCAGGAGTATCATAAGTGTAATTGGTgctcttttcatttttggagaTAACCTCTTGGTGGGGTTTTAAGCATCTTGTGCGTTTGAATGAATCCTTATTCTTAGCGGGTTTCACAATATTTATGGAAGTGTTGAGTTGAAGTGCTTTCTTGAGCTTGGGCTTGGATATATCACATTgatatttttaggatttaaaGCATATCAGCATTCAAGTTGAAGTTCTAGTTTAACTTATTTGTTGTAAACATTTTAAAACCTACTTTCATATATAGGTGCAAATTTATGAATAGGAACTAACAAGTTTGATCAAATTTACTTTGTATCCTTAAAGACTAAAGCTACCAATCCTTTGGATgaatgattttgttttatttctttgtgCTCTGATGCATAATATGTTGCTTGTtggtatataaaaaataataataatttcattccACTTATTGGTCACGTCTATTGTTACAGTCCAGAGGCTTGATATCTTAGGTCGTTTAGGCGGGACTCCTAGCTTTATGCTGGCTCCTCCAAAGGAGCATTTAGTTGAGCAGGCAAGTAtagttcctttttctttttcgtttttCCCTGATTCCTTCTCTTtgattgtttattttgtatatggAATTTCAATGGTTTCCTGCAATTTAATTTCAGTGCACATTATATTCCTTACCCTAATCCTTAGCCATGACATGCACCTTAAAAATACAATGGTATGGTCCAGTTGAACAGTGACTCGCAGCTTTAGtctgtcattttttttttcttgataggtgaaaataaaaaggaatttggTTGGTTATATTTCCTTTTGTAACTAGGATACTCTTCACTTGCCTTTTGATGCATAAATATAGTAGTAAAGTCTCCATATGCATGTAGTGCTCAACCGTGGCAGGGTTAATCAAATTCATTGAAAAGGAGACTGAAAATCTGATGAGAGTGAACCATATGGAAACGATACTGCATTTTCAAGTTTACTCTCTTAGAGATTATGGGCATTGGTGATATTTTTAAtgctttgaataattttatacaTCTTCTAACCATATTTAGCTTAAAAGGtctgtgaaaaaaaatatttagcttAAAAGAAATTCTACATTTTTGGGTTTTTAGAGCATATAACAGTTTCTAATACAATTGATTCAGTTTAATTAGCCTATATAATTTGCTTTTAAGAATGTTTTGTTAGCAGCCTTGGTTGACATACTTTATCACACAATATGAAGTTTTCTAAAGTTCATTCTGTTCTTTAGATGGGGagagaatgaaaattaatatatatggaaaaaaaaaaaagatgaagcttCTGTTTTGTGCATAATTTTGATTGGGGTGTATTATGGTGATTTTGCACAGGCatggggtggggtggggggagggggaggggggttTGTTGATGCTTATTAAGTGCATATTGTCTGAAAAAACTAAGAATGTATTgatgtttatttgttttatttattacttcaaGCTGAACTAACTcgatatttactaaatttaataccCAACACACTTTGTTATTCATCACATGTATATGCAGTATTTCCATCCAGATAATATGTCATCTGCTGAGAAGCTGAAAGTTGAGCTTAAAAAAGTTAGAGATGAATTTAAAATGTCAGAATCAGATTGTGGATCTGCACGTGTTCAAGGTAAAATTTCATTGGGGTCTGTTCCAGTGAAGATtcattgtttttgttgttgtttatttgtttttttttgttttttttgtcaaaaaaaatttgcttttcccttttttgttgAATGATCCATGTGCCCTTTCCACATATCAATGCACAGATAATCCTATAAATCAGgttttattttcaagtttcaCCTAAACTCCTGGCCGGCATCTAGGTTTCTTTGCAATCAATAATATAggagaaatttgtttttaggtTATGCACTTCTAGTACCTTATaaaaggaggaagaaaaaaaaaaaaaggtggttAAAATAGGTGGGTTGGAATCATGTTTTAAAGTCATGGTATAACTCATTGACTCAAAGGGTCCTGATGCATATCGGTCTTGGTATTAGACGATAAgcaaaatatgttaatttaagagttccaaattttttaagagaattgttaaaattatcacaaaaataaatacaatcatatagacaaaaaaaattaataaatatataaagagagaaCATTATCCATTTAGTGATAGAAGTATGCTGAAATagatttaaaacttttttatttatcaccTCATACTAAATATTGGATAAAACTagtaaaaaagtatttttataataaatttgtttaaattaaaaatttgaacaaaTCTCTTTTGGGCATATCTATGCAGTTTAAGCAGAAATACCTTGAACCACCTTAAGCTCATTGAGAAGAGCTTTTTGGCCTCAAATCTCTTCtaatttaaagtgtttttagctCAATGACACTGAATCTCTTTTAATAGTTAGAAAGAGCTTTTAGATGATAAAAAGGCTGTGCCAGACAGGGTCGAAGTCAAGTCTTGGGGATGACAAGGATGCTAACTTAAACACAAGATTGATATACAAAAGATAGTTTGAGGGTTTGATATTTGGTGACGGATTTTCTTCATTCTGCTTCTACTTTAACATGTTTAAAACACACTGTAAACTTCTTTTAACAGCTACAAAGAGCTTTTAGATAATTGAAAGACTGTGCCAAAATAGAGCTTAAAATTTTGGTGTGGCTAAGAATGCTAATTTTAACGTAAAATTAATGGACAAATAATTGTCTCTTCTTGTATTATAAAGCAAATGTGTTGTATAAAGGAAGTCGGAATATCGATAATTGTAGGTTAGCTTGTCAAGTTTCTAATCATCGGATTGTAGAAAGTATGTCAGAATTATGATGGTTAGAACTTTcagattgaaaaaataaataaacaaaaatgaagGTTACAACTTCTTTCAATTGCAAGGAACAACCAGAAGGGATATTAGGAGTTCAAAAATTTTTCTGGATTGTGTTGCCAGGGATTATTTATTTACTGAGGATTTCCATTCCTTGTGTCATATTGTTTTGCAGTGGCACAGCTGACGACAAAGATCAAGCACCTAAATTCAGCATTACATAAAAAGGTAAGAGTATGGTCCATGAATCTCTGTATGTTTCAGTGTATCGTAGGTGCTCATTTGACCTGCAAACCAATATCTTTGAGGAGTTGTTTCCTCTGCATTGTACACTCCCTGAGTTCTCTTTTATGGAGATGTGGGTGTCATGTTGGTCCTGGTATggaattttcataaaaactgaaggacaaaaatgaaaaattagaaacaaaccAACTCATAGAAAACTTAGCTATGATTAGCAATGTTTTATAGATGGTGGAGGAAAAGATGGATGGGGAAATTGGGGGAAATGAGGTGAGGGAAATGTTGATTTGGAATGGATTTGAAGTTGTTCGAACTCTCAGGGGAAATGGGGGGAAATGAGGGGAGGGAAATGTTGATTTGAAATGGATTTGAAGTTGTTTGAACTCTCAGTACATGAGGTCAAAGGCAAGTTGTTAGgaaaaattttggaaagtaGCAGATGCTACTCTAGCTGGATAAGATTTGGTGAGCTAGGTCTGTCCCCTCTTTTGGAAGAGGTGGAGCTGTGTTGTTGGGGTGTAGGAGGGAAGCCTTTCAGCAAGGAAAGGTTGGAAGGTGAGAGAATTTACATGTTGGAATGCCGTTGTAATGAGGTAGGACCGTTGTAATTAGGTAGGAAGGTTCATCCTTTGTTCAGTGTACTCTGGAGGTACGgaggtttgttttgttttcccaAAAGGGTTACGGTCTTCTCAGCCCGGCGGGcgggggtggggggggggggggggggggtgtttaTTTTAGCTGAAAAAGTTAGTAGTGTGGGAGTGGCCCCCCAAATCATAGGTTGGAAGGTATGTTTTGTTGGTTATCGGTCAATTAGAAGGGAGAAACAAATTAAGGGTTTCATCTAATGAGTCTTTTGCAGACAAGGTGAAGAAAGGTAAAGAAGCATTGGGAGATGATGTTTGGTTTTAGATGGGGAAAAGGATGTCTGTCTCAAGGAGTCCCTAAAGTGTTGTCTAGTGGGTCAGTTGGGGGAGTTTTCAGATATGGTGACACTGTTGCAAGCATTGAAGAAATGTGCATTTTTCTATTGGCATTTGTAAGGGGAAGTCAACTTATCTTTGCTAAGGGGAGCCCTCATCTTATTTGAATTGGATTCAATTGAAGATGCAAGTGAGGTGTTGCATAGAGGTCTGAGGAGGTTTGCCAACAAGTGCTTGTCCTTGGGTAGATGGTTGTTGGAGGTTGGGTGCTTTCGAAGAGACATCCATGCAAAGGAGGTTTGGTTCAGGCTAACAGGGCTAGCACTGCACTTATGGGACaagacattattttttattttttattttttgataggtaaatttttgtccccatgggacttgaacctggacGGCCCGCAAAGCCTCCttatccctttaccacttgagccaggcttCAAGGGTATGGGACAAGACATTATTTAAATATCTAAGGGATTGTCATGGGGGCTTCGTTTTGGTGGATATAAGCATTGTAAAGCAGCGTAACCTCCAGTGGGCAAGGATTCTTGTGGGTTCAAATGACAAGAACATTCCTAGATTACTTCAGGTGGTGGTGGGGCTTTTTTGTTACTTGATTCAATTGTGGTGGGAGGTCCCACTTGGTTGTCACAGTTTGTAGCTAGGAGAGATGGAAAGTAGCAGGAGGCAAGGGCAAAAGATGATGGTGGTGGCCCTTAAGATGCTAGAGAGGGTGTGAGTAAGAAAGCACTGTTGGTTTGCAAGAGCTCAGGGGACATTTTGAGCTTAGGGGCCATAAGGTGCCATAAAGTTAGGAAAGTAGCTGGTGGCTTTGAAAAGCCACTACTTTTAGGTTATTATGATGGTGGTTGCGGACTTGCAGATTTAGGCCTTGTGTTATTGGAGGATGCCCATTGCAAGAAAGACAAGTCACATTGTTTTGGGACTTTAGTGGCCCAATGAAGATGGTTAAAGACTCCAACCCCTTGATCCATGACTTTTATGGATTGGGCCAGACTCATTTCACTAATCCAAGGGGTTTAAATTGCAGATTAAGGGATGTGGGTTGAGCCTTAACTGATAGTGAGGGCTTTCATAGCCTTGTACCCTTGGAGAGAGATCAATCTGAAGGTTGTGAGAAGGGATTTTGGTTAAACATTCTGGCATCCCAAGAGAGGAGAGTCTGTCTCAACATTGCATAGGCAGgaacctctagatgctatggatCAAGAGCTAGCTGTCATTAGTTGATCTTGATGGCCTGAGGATGGTTTGTGACGAAGTAGCTCTCTCTTTGCTTGTTCGCTCCTCTTAGAACCTAGAGGAGGGAGCACCATTTGTAGATGCCACCCTCTTGTTTGGAGTAGAAGGTTTTGCAGGTAAGTTATCATCTCCAGTTTGTTGGATGGGGGATGGGTTTTCTTCTGCATCTTCTATTTCCAAAGATGAGGGTCCAGCCAAAAGCTTGGTTTTGTGGAGGGAGCAGGACAAGGGGCTTGTAGTAGAATGCAAGGGTGATGGTTATGGGATGTTATGTATGACTTCCAGCAAGGGTTTGGTTGTGGACTTTCCAAAGAATCACCTTAGAGATGCCTAGAGTGTGAACCTAGATGTGGGGAGTGAGAAGGTGGTGGCTTTGGAGAATGGGAGCTCTAGGAGGGAC contains:
- the LOC100267570 gene encoding uncharacterized protein LOC100267570, encoding MASRALQIAPRNRSRNPSFIHRVFSSSSTSNDADNNTPSPPSSSSSSSSSSSSSLSSYFNDVKASLKQPPQPPRKSSSLFSSSSPSSSPPLSSKIASLEEIRKNLSEFRSRSSVPNPSPSQQSSSSSPISFQELYKRNVIPKPEDSPKGKLSFDAIRESLKQLRPSSSAEGGQTKGKTDVLSLSAFQDSLRLRPVDSGATKSSVVIGGSDDALPMSVFGKDIRDRKEAESTAMKTSFVKWYGPEELGKKLRELRPETGAESCFSLKELNERLMKLREMEEKETESSIPGVSFKDLRESLVRLRMADDEKTKKSSIQRLDILGRLGGTPSFMLAPPKEHLVEQYFHPDNMSSAEKLKVELKKVRDEFKMSESDCGSARVQVAQLTTKIKHLNSALHKKDKHSRKGLQAMVQRRKKLLKYLRRTDWDSYCLVLSKLGLRDNPNYKN